The Euphorbia lathyris chromosome 3, ddEupLath1.1, whole genome shotgun sequence genome contains a region encoding:
- the LOC136224487 gene encoding uncharacterized protein → MTDFDLMMGACAHPFKTEPLKSAKNHVLFCYQSYVTEKNVAVGLAARIRSNMAELESYSKKFNALVDAEEADRQRLAKIAAVEERLLVLEKEVAEARASKVEMVRASSGFRACFPRMEEELAREKDRLANHYDEMLAWHRQSEQHKEAASKLCESWAKYPKPDFCLFP, encoded by the coding sequence ATGACTGATTTTGATCTAATGATGGGTGCGTGTGCTCATCCTTTCAAGACTGAGCCGTTGAAATCCGCCAAGAACCATGTGTTGTTTTGCTATCAGTCCTATGTTACTGAGAAAAACGTGGCAGTGGGTCTTGCAGCTCGGATTAGATCAAACATGGCGGAGCTCGAGTCCTATAGCAAGAAATTTAATGCTTTGGTTGACGCTGAAGAAGCGGATAGGCAACGGTTAGCCAAAATTGCAGCTGTAGAGGAGCGTCTTTTGGTGTTGGAGAAGGAGGTGGCTGAAGCTCGAGCGTCTAAAGTGGAAATGGTTAGAGCCAGTTCCGGTTTTAGAGCTTGTTTCCCGCGGATGGAGGAAGAGCTGGCCCGTGAGAAAGATCGATTGGCCAATCATTATGATGAGATGCTGGCATGGCACCGACAGAGCGAGCAACACAAAGAGGCTGCATCCAAACTTTGTGAATCTTGGGCAAAATACCCGAAGcctgatttttgtttgtttccgtgA